From the Camarhynchus parvulus chromosome 13, STF_HiC, whole genome shotgun sequence genome, one window contains:
- the LOC115908855 gene encoding basic proline-rich protein-like, with product MPPHVRRGRWGGGAQCCPPAARPGPARPAPLPRIPPPGTAASGPPPAPPSQAAAGGTDGTGRPRSVSPAAHPLPPCRAGRGPANGGGAGANKMESARPCAPAGHPGGAAPVHRWHRSPAPVPAGGQRGGWRGSPPAPAGLGLPLPLSAAPAAGPPGAAALPRRPSATGGAAVALRGAAVQSRASLAEPRPPGAAPGARGLAVAGLRPLPDSRAPHPPSPAEAARTRPRAAPFRRDGLPPRPANGPRRAAARRYLRCGPGSPPPAATGRAPAPAPPPHRHGWAGTGRGSRGSGMWHRALLPGPRGQGSAAAPGAAAGLDAVLPGGPAPPAAAALCFAPVRTSRRAGAPAVLAPRSPPGWAPEQPLCAPRQGAPAARASLPRRHSFFPR from the coding sequence ATGCCCCCCCATGTCAGGagggggaggtggggagggggcgcTCAGTGCTGCCCCCCGGCGGcgcgccccggcccggcccggcctgccCCGCTCCCCCGCATCCCCCCGCCCGGCACCGCGGCCTCGGGGCCGCCGCCCGCACCTCCATCGCAGGCGGCGGCAGGGGGCACGGATGGGACGGGGCGGCCCCGCAGTGTCTCCCCCGCCGCTCACCCCCTCCCCCCATGCCGGGCAGGCCGCGGGCCTGCGAAcggcggcggagcgggcgcCAACAAAATGGAGTCGGCCAGGCCCTGCGCCCCGGCGGGGCACCCGGGCGGCGCCGCCCCCGTGCACCGCTGGCACCGCTCCCCGGCCCCGGTGCCCGCGGGCGGTCAGCGGGGCGGGTGGCGCGGGTCGCCGCCCGCCCCCGCTGGGCTCGGGTTACCCTTGCCATTGTCCGCCGCGCCCGCGGCCggcccgcccggcgccgccgcgcTCCCCCGCCGCCCTTCCGCGACCGGCGGGGCGGCTGTCGCCCTCCGCGGGGCTGCCGTGCAGAGCCGTGCGAGCCTTGCCGAGCCTCGCCCGCCGGGAGCGGCGCCGGGTGCCCGCGGCCTGGCTGTCGCCGGGCTCCGCCCGCTCCCGGACAGCCGCGCTCCCCACCCGCCCTCCCCCGCCGAAGCGGCGCGCACCCGGCCGCGCGCCGCCCCGTTCCGCCGGGACGGGCTGCCACCGCGCCCCGCAAACGgcccgcggcgggcggcggctcGTCGCTACCTCCGATGCGGGCCGGGGTCTCCGCCGCCAGCCGCAACGGGTCGGGCGCCAgcgccagcgccgccgccgcacCGGCACGGCTGGGCAGGCACGGGGCGGGGCAGCCGGGGCAGCGGGATGTGGCACCGGGCGTTgctgccggggccgcgggggcaGGGCAGCGCTGCCGCCCCGGGTGCCGCCGCGGGGCTCGACGCGGTGCTGCCCGGCGGAcccgctccccccgccgccgctgcccttTGTTTCGCCCCCGTCCGGACGTCCCGGCGTGCGGGAGCCCCCGCCGTGCTGGCGCCGCGCTCCCCGCCGGGCTGGGCCCCGGAGCAGCCGCTCTGCGCACCCAGGCAGGGAGCGCCCGCTGCCCGGGCCTCGCTGCCCCGCAGGCACAGCTTTTTTCCCCGCTGA